A window of Puntigrus tetrazona isolate hp1 chromosome 11, ASM1883169v1, whole genome shotgun sequence contains these coding sequences:
- the LOC122353760 gene encoding structural maintenance of chromosomes protein 2-like, protein MNCNEFRKLRLQTCARAQQHTTKMSNITTISSRMQTVKLPPIHGASPAGGLRPHPPPKKKGNGSSLSAEEKFQYFGLRCREDKTGEEVRQFLREGRQKRPASGPRSKTILPQLSVQKTKCQSISEYNEDIRKAARLNFLTEDEKRILRTRAQQYSAEEREMSQMEIEAKQDQANFLVSYKDANPLEHQKKAQELLEKRLKLEKEEKALQRKICRVEDIKEIEEMQWKEDDERKTEEDRTRHLDSERLYFKNKRLMSKKEEKKKLFQDNRDEKKKYERNRVHMEEEIQRLTLCIQEKHKEYNQVKANLEMANKKRVSRRIRKRAENKKLCEELGKVTESYGLPDFWDVSRKRNASDVKLYLKNGGRKDWRDHFLNR, encoded by the exons ATGAACTGTAACGAATTCCGCAAGCTCAGGCTCCAAACCTGTGCGAGAGCTCAACAGCACACCACTAAGATGAGCAACATCACCACAATCTCCAGCCGAATGCAGACTGTGAAGCTTCCCCCCATCCACGGAGCTTCCCCTGCCGGAG GACTGCGTCCACATCCGCCGCCTAAGAAGAAGGGGAACGGATCCAGCCTCAGTGCTGAAGAAAAGTTTCAGTACTTTGGTCTCCGATGCAGGGAGGACAAAACAGGGGAAGAAGTCAGGCAGTTCCTTAGAGAGGGACGACAGAAACGCCCCGCATCAGGACCCCGAAGCAAAACCATCCTTCCACAACTCAGTGTGCAGAAGACCAAGTGTCAAAGCATCTCGGAGTACAACGAGGATATTAGAAAAGCTGCTCGCTTGAAC TTTCTTACAGAAGACGAAAAAAGGATTCTGCGTACTAGAGCTCAACAATATTCTGCAGAGGAAAGAGAAATGTCCCAAATGGAGATTGAAGCAAAACAAGACCAGGCCAATTTCTTGGTCTCCTACAAAGACGCAAATCCCTTGGAGCACCAGAAAAA GGCTCAGGAATTACTAGAGAAGAGgctcaaattagaaaaagaggaaaaagctcTTCAAAG AAAAATCTGTCGAGTTGAAGACATAAAAGAAATTGAAGAGATGCAGTGGAAAGAAGACGACGAGCGCAAAACGGAAGAGGACAGGACTAGACATCTGGACTCTGAACGGTTATACTTTAAGAATAAGAGATTGATGTccaaaaaagaggaaaagaaaaagttgtTCCAGGACAACAGGGACGAAAAGAAAAAGTA tGAAAGGAATAGAGTCCACATGGAGGAGGAGATACAGAGGCTTACTCTCTGCATTCAAGAAAAGCACAAGGAATATAATCAAGTGAAAGCAAATCTGGAGATGGCAAATAAAAAACGGGTCTCCAGAAGAATCCGA AAACGGGCAGAGAACAAAAAGTTGTGTGAGGAGCTCGGGAAGGTCACGGAGAGCTATGGCTTGCCGGATTTCTGGGATGT gAGCAGAAAGAGGAACGCCTCAGACGTGAAGCTTTATTTGAAGAACGGAGGCAGAAAAGACTGGAGAGATCACTTTCTCAACCGCTGA